The DNA segment GGAGGCAGTGGGGTGCATGCACAGTGACACCTCCAGAGGAAGCCCCTCCCCACCAGGTCCTGTAGCACCCACCACTAGGCAGGAATTGGGCTATAGGGAGGAGCCTCCTGCAACCCTCTTCTCTGGCCTTGACCGTGGGTGGGGTCCACTACCCTAGAAAGCCTTCCTCACCCCAGCTGCCTTGACCTCTCCAGCTTTCTGCAGCAACTGTTGGCTTCTCTTACTCCACAGCCAATTGCATTTTCTTAGCAAGGTGAAATGCATAAACCAAAACAGTCCCTTGCACCAACCATCTTCACTTAACCTTTTGTAGGATGAGAGAGGATCCAGGGGGTGCCAGGACTGTTGAATGTGGTGCTGGAAGTGGGAGGTGTAGGGAAGCAGTGTGTGGCGCAGAGGGCAGGCATCCCGGGTGCTGGAGCAGCCCTGTCTAGCCTCCTTTCAATGTAGGTGCTGCCTTTTGAATTGCCTGAagcccacactttttttttttggagacagagtctccttctgtcacccaggctggagtgcgatcttggcttgctgcaacctccgcctcccaagttcaagcagttcttgtccctcagcctcccaagtagctgcgattacaggtgtgtgccatcacacccagcaaattttttttgtacttttagtagagatgggggttttgccatgttggccaggctgttctcaaactcctggcctcaagtgatcttcccgcctcggcctcccaaagtgctgggattacagacatgagccaccatgcctggcctctgaagGTCATACTCTTAAAAGCTTAGACGAAGAGTCTTAGAACATCTACGGTAATAATAAGAATAACCATTAATGTTTATTATGCCCCGCACTGTTCTGTGTGTATTTCATATGTAATCTAATTTAATCTTTACCACTACTTTTATTTTCCGTTCTGTTCTTTCTTATTGACCTTACCCTTATTTTACACGTGAATAAACTACTGTGCAAAGAGGCTAAGTTACATGGCAAGAAAGTGGTGGGGTTGGGACCTGGAGACCTGGCCTGCTGGCTTCTGTTTGAGGAAACAGCTTGACAGAGAAAAAACCTTGATAGGAAACTTGAGAGATCAGGAAACGTGTCAAAGGGCACACAGCTGGTAACtgctggagctgggatttgaacccaagactAGCTCCAGAGCCTGGGATCAGCCTCCCCTGCAGGACTCTCCTTCATTAGACAGGGTGTCTAGGTCTTAGTGCCATTTTAAGCTTGAATAGCATCAGAAGTATAAATGCTTCAAACTTACCAAACCCCCTTGaaagtttaattattaaatttcttttgcaCGTCTTTAGTTATGTGATTTTTGAATaatcaatttttcattttcatttttggtttgAGTCAGCATTTTCCATCTTTGGGAGGATGGAGACCAAAACTTAAAGTGAAACATTTATTATTCGAAAATCACAAAACCATGCACACAACATTaaataattaaactttaaaatggtgtTTTTGTAAGTTTATAGGACTTGTACTTCTGAAGTTATTCAGGCTTAAAACTACTAAGATGTTGGGGTCCTGCTGTATATTCATGACTGGATGTCGCCAATGCAGGTGACTGAGGCTGAGAGGCCGGCTGGCAGGAGCCATTCTCTGGGAGGTGCCCTGTACAGGGGGTCTAGGGAAAAGAGGGGCGAACATGAGCAAGAGGCATTTAACTCCTTTCTTGCCAGCAGTTTCACCCAGTGCTGAATTCTGCTGCCTCCTTGGGGACCGGCAAGGCTAAAAATGGTTCTTGGCTAAAAATAGCCAGTCCTGCCACCCCGGTGGTGGGCAGTGCCTCCCctggctccctccttccctttcagCAATTTGCTgacttgtcccccaccccccaccactgTCTCCCTGCTGCCATGGTAACGAGGAGGCCAGtcacaaatagctgggactggCTTCCTGCCGGGGCGGCCCCAGAGGCTGTCCCTTGCAGACACATGCCCCTTTCACGGCTCCCTCTCAGGGTTGGccagaaggaatttttttttccgcTCCCCCTCCTGGTCCCTCCCATTTCCTGGCTCCTCCTGTCTGAGTCCCAGCCCCGGCTTGTGCCTGGGAGTCCAGTCATCAGGCCAGGATTCCAGAGAGCGTGTGTGGCTGCAGCCTGCACCGTTGCTGCCCGCTGCCCAGGACGCGGGGTGGGGGACAGGAGCCAGAGTGGTGCCTCCTACAGACCAATCTGCGGCCCCAAGGTGGGGGGCCCTACAGAGATGCTCCGAGGCATGTACCTCACTCGCAACGGGAACCTGCAGAGGCGACACACGATGAAGGAGTAGGTGCCCTCGACCCAGCTCTCCCGACTCTGGATTTGCAGGGGCGAGTGGGCCAGGCTGAGCAACCCTCTTTTCTGCTTCTGTCCCCAGAGCCAAGGACATGAAGAACAAGCTGGGGATCTTCAGACGGCGGAATGAGTCCCCTGGAGCCCCTCCCGCGGGCAAGGCAGACAAAATGATGAAGTCATTCAAGTAGGTCCTCCCTGGCACCCTGGGACCCTTTGGGGAACTCACTGGCTCCCCGGGGAGTAGGACTGAGTGGTAGGGTTGAGGGGAAGGGGCTTGCCGGCTTGATCCAGCTCTGGGGGAGACAGGCTTTCACAGAGGGAGCTGGGTACCTGGCAAGCAGCTACCCTCACAGGGAGCAGCTGCCCTAGGGGGAAGGCTAGGTGGGGTGGAGATGGGGGCTGGAAGGGACCCTGGCCCCGGGAAAGAGGGTGGGCCTCCTTCCTGGGCGCCCCAGCTGGGCTCAGCTGCAGACTGGGCCCAGGGCAGTAAACAAAGGCCGCCTGGCCCAGCTTCCCCCAAGGTTCCCAAGCCTCTCAGTGCCCTCACTGTGTTTCCTCCCTCACCCCTCAGGCCCACCTCAGAGGAAGCCCTCAAGTGGGGCGAGTCCTTGGAGAAGCTGCTGGTTCACAAATGTAAGTTGGGCCTGCCTGCCCACTCCCTgtgccctctctccctctccccttcgcCCCCATCCAGACCCTGTGTAGCTGGTGCTAGAGAGGCCGCCTTCCCTCTCCTCGGCCGTCAGGGTGTCCTTGCTGTTGCGGAGGGGCTGAGCCCAAGCTGAGGCCCTTGGTCTGGCCTTGGAGCCAGCTTCTGCCAGCCCCTCCCCGTCCATGTGAGCTGGCACTGCCTGCCGGAGGCCCGTGGGACCTGTGTGCTCAGATCCATATTCCCAGAATAAGAATAAACATTTCTACGTACTGAGGGCTTTCACGGCGCCAAATGTGCCTGCCATCTCATGGGCAGGGTCCCATCGGCTCCTCCCAGGGCTCCGGGAGACAGAATCGAtagtccccatttcacagatgaagacactgaggcatagagaggggGAGACCCCACTGAGACCCTGAAAGAGgcagtggcagggctggggccaCATCCCAGGGCTCCTGGCTGTCGGGGACGGGCATTGTACTCAGCTCCCAGCACGCCCATCTTTAAAGTCCTGTAGGGGTAAGCTGAGGCATCTTAAGGGCAGGAGAGGCTGAGTTTGCCTCTTACCCCAGGATCCGTTCTCCTCACAGACGGGTTAGCAGTGTTCCAAGCCTTCCTTCGCACTGAGTTCAGTGAGGAGAATCTGGAGTTCTGGTTGGCTTGTGAGGACTTCAAGAAGGTCAAGTCACAGTCCAAGATGGCATCCAAGGCCAAGAAGATCTTTGCTGAATACATCGCGATCCAGGCATGCAAGGAGGTAGGACCTCAGGGCAGACCCTCCGCTCCTCCAATCCCCAGGGCCCAGTGGCCCTTCAGCTGCAAGGTGGCAGCCAGCAGCACAGGAAGGGGAGAGGCCAGAATGACTCCATGAGCCCAGGTACCCAGCAGGGAAGATGCAAGCTAGGATCAGGGGAAGAACAGAATCCCAGTTAGTAATAAAAATGGCCACCACCAAGGCACTGCCGCATGCCAGGCATGTGCTGAGCCCTTTATGTATGCGTTCTCATGTTTAATCCACACAACAACCTGTGAAACGAagagacaggctgggcacagtggctcatgcctgtaatcccagcactttgggaagccgagccaggcggatcacttgaggtcaggagttcgagaccagcctggccaacagggcgaaaccccatctctactaaaattacaaaattagccaggtgtggtgatgggcgcctgtggtcccagctactcgggaggctgaggcaggataatcgcttgaacccgggaggcggaggttgcagtgagccgagatcgcaccactgcactccagcctgagtgacagagacaaaTCATAATTGCTCCCatctattgagtgcctactgtgtgccaggcactatgcgcAAAGCACATTATATGGATGATCTTGCTTGGTTTTCACGCTTTGAGGAATGTACTATTATTCCTAGCTGGTAGATAAGACAACTGAAGCTCACCGCACTTAAGTAATTTGCTTCAAGTCACACACCCAGGTGTGGCActgctaggatttgaacccaggaagcctAACCCTCAGGGTGGTATTTTCAGCCTTATAAATGCTGCCAGCCCTACAGGAAATGACTGAGCCAGGACTTGAATCCTCTGGTCTGAGGGTCTCTACTTCAGATGAACCTTAAGATGTGGGGCAAAGGGGCTTGGAGGTGAGAGGCTGGATGGGTCCCTTCCAGGCACATGGGCCCTAGGGTCAGTCCCCAGCAGGCAGCCCTGACCATGtccccctctgcctccccaggtcaACCTGGACTCCTACACGCGGGAGCACACCAAGGACAACCTGCAGAGCGTCACGCGGGGCTGCTTCGACCTGGCACAGAAGCGCATCTTCGGGCTCATGGAAAAGGACTCGTACCCTCGCTTTCTCCGTTCTGACCTCTACCTGGACCTTATTAACCAGAAGAAGATGAGTCCCCCGCTTTAGGGGCCACTGGAGTCGAGCTCAGCGTTCACACCAGGCGGGCTGGGTCCCCTGCCCACCTGCCTCCCTGCCCCCTGTGACGGAGGGGGCAAGCAAGCCCCCAGAGGCTGTGTCTCTGGACAGACGGATAGACATACGGAAGCGAGGCCTGGACCAAGAGAGGCCCAGGCTACTGGAGGAGTAGAAGGATGGGCCCCGTGGGGTCCCCACTGCCCCGGTACGAGGGGGCCCAAGACCCTGGCAGGTCAGGGGCCCTGGCCAAGCCAGATCTGGAGCTGCTGCTCCCTGCTGCGGAGACCGCGGAGGCTTCGCGTTGACCAAGTTCCTTAAAGAACTGGCTGATGGGGCAGGAGGTCCAGGCCTGGGCTCTCGGGCCCTCCTAGAGGGCCATTGGAGCTTGCAGCTCAGACCCCCactttgagttttatttatttaaatagtagTTGGATGCTTGGCACGTCGTCCTGTAATAGGAAACCCTTGCCTCATCAGTTTTCCTGATTTACAAGTGCAATATTTTAGCCAATGCCTTGGGAGAAGCTGCCATGCAAAGGTGGACACCATTCTCCAGCTTCAGGGGATATGCTCGTCCCGGGCACCGGTGGCAGGCAGCTGGCCTTCTGGACTAAGGCAGCCTGGGGGGACACTGCAGTCTGGCTACACACAGAGATCTGGCACCCCCTGGGTGGAGTGTCCCTCGGGGGCTTTGGGAAAGCATGGCACCCTCAGACCACACAGTAGCCAAGTTCTGGAGCAAATAAAAGGCCTGTGTTATTTCTTGTTCTTGACCCTTTTTGTGTGTTCCTGGTCTTGAGCCTTCCCAgggtggctggggctgggagggttGGTCGTTGGGCTGTTGATTCAGCCACTGCTCTCTTGCCATCACCTGCCCCCATCCTGGAGCCCGATACACTGATAcactggtgagggctgctctcccatgccttcctctgtgccaggcactgtgccactCATCCTAGTGGTCACTGCATCTCCTCCCCAAGCCTGGGAGGTAGggcttatccccattttacagatgaggagatggaAGCACAGACAGGGAAGGTCACGTAGCCAGCAGGTGGCAGGGGTTCAGCCCAAGTCTGACTGTCTGCAAAGCCTGGGCTCTGCCGGCTACAGGATGGAGTCCTTGCTTATCGCCAGCTGGCCACATGTCTTTCAGCAAGTTCCTTCAATTCTCTGCCTCGCCACACCCTGAGGTTTGAATAGAACTTTCACGTGGTGCAGGGATGGCTGGTGAAGGTAGACGGGGCCAGAATCTCAGGAAGGGTGGTGGTGGGCTTATGGAGGCCTCTGGGCAGAAGGAACAGCTGTGGAGACAGGAGATAGGACTCACAGAGTCTTTCTGTGGCCCTGGGTAAGGCTTTCCCCACTGTGCCTTTGTTTCCCCTCCTACCTAACAGAAGATGCGAGTTTAGGAAAGGCCCAGGGCATCCTTCAAGGGAGGACCTGGGCCACTTGCCTAGAAGTGGGCAGAAGAGGCCCAGAGTCCAGGCCAAGCTGAAGGCAAAGCTGACCCCACATATATAACCTCCCAGGGGCCAGGGCATGGCCCAGGGTGGGGTCTGGCTCAGCAGGGCTGTCTTAGATTAAGCTAGATGGAGTTGATGCAGGAGGAGCTGGGCCCCGTCTCCTTGGATCTTGTTCCCTGCCTGGGGTCCTGCAGACTTGGAGCTGCAGACGACATGGGGCTGTAcagctccctcctccctgcctccccttaCTCATCTCCCTGGGCAAGGCCAGCCCTGTTGGCCCCTCTGCACAGTGAGAGGATCAGAATTGTTGGTCTCTGGAGGCCTTCAGGGAGTTGGACTGAGCCCTCTTCAGGGTTACAGGGGACTAGAGCCAGGGCCTGGGTGTGGAGCAGAAGCTGAGCAGGGCTTCatcaggaggaagaggtgggctGTCTGACTGCCGCTCTGACCACACCTGACTTTTCCTGCCCCGCTTGCAAATGGGACCCCTAATGCTTGCTCACCCTTGAAACCCATTTGGAAGAATCTTCTGTGCAACAACAGTAGCCTAGGTCAGCAGAGAACCCCCTTCCCTCTGCTCCCCGGCAGCCGTGGCCTCTCCTTGACTAGCCCGTACTGAGTCAGGCATGGGTTTTTCTGTCTCCAaaggctttggaatcaggcaaTCCTGGGTTTGAGTCTTGTCTTTGCTACTGACTTGCTCTGTAACCTTGGCAAGTCACTGCCCATCCCTGAGCCTGCAAAAATGGGGATGATTCTATTGTCTTCTCAGTGCTGGGATGAACAGCCAGTGAGCCAGTTCTGCAGAAAGGTCCTAACCTGGGGCCAGGTATACCGTAGGTGCTTGATACATGTTGGCACCAGAGGGTGAGCCCCTCCAGGAGTGGTGCTGGGTCTTTCTCCAGGACCTGGCAATGAGTGTCATTGGGCTTTATAAACTGTGAAGAGCTTTCCCACTGTAGAGATTCAGTGTCTCACAGAGGCTGGAAGGGCCTGGGAAGAGTCGTGCTTCTAATTCTGAACAAGGGCACCTTCCAGGTTTTTTCCAGGCCTGAGATTTGGGGACCTGACAGCTGGGAAAACTGGGGCCCAGGGAAGACTATAATACTACTCCCTACTCCCCCAAAATGGTAGAGGCAGTACTGGGTCTGAGCCCAGGACTTCCCTGCCTGACCTGGCCTCTCTCGCATCTTCTGCTGGGAGGAGCCACTGGGTCCACAAGGAGACCCACCTTTCCAGTTCTTTATATTCTAGGGATTCAGTTTAGGGCCAGGCCTTCCCTCTTCCACCTTCCCAACCTCCTGGTTCCCAGAGTTGCCATGGAAACCAAAGTCCGGGAGAACAAAGTCAGGCAGATGGAATTCCCATTTCGGAAGGCCCCACTGCCTGGTTTCCATTACTCACACCCTGGTTCCCTTGGCCTCCGAGTGGCTTTGGCTGTGCAGAGCAGCTGGAGGGCAGACTAGAAAGGCGTCTGGGTccccctgccctgggccctgcctgggctccctggAGGACCTTGGGTACATTCTCTGCCCGCTTaggcctcagttgcctcatctgtacaGTGTCATTTGGGCTGGTTCCCATTTTCTTTCACAGGAGAGGAAGGAGCAGTGCTCTCTAGTCTCTGGCAATTCCAGGCGGTCAACGTGGGATCACAGAGCTGTGATGTCATTTCAACCAGCTCCTCCCCATCCCacagatgggaagactgaggggagggaagggaagcagCACTCTTCACTGTAGAGCTGAAGGGCCTTGGAGTCAGGCTCTGGGGCTCAGTCTCTGGCTCCACCATTTACTAATGGCTGCAAACCTTTGAAGAAGTCATGTACCCTCTCCTTCCCTCcgctttctcatctataaattgtgCGCATTGGCACTTACCCCAGAGTTGCAATGACTAAGCGAGGTCGTGCATGCAACAAGTTTAGTTCAGTGCATGGCGTGGGGTAGGTGCTTCATAACCGTGAGCTGCTGTTAGCGATCTCATTATTCAAGGTCACAGGTCACATTCTCCACTTGCCCAGGCCTGAGAAGATGGGGGGGGCCTTTGGTCTCAGACCCCAGATCCTTGTCCTTCCAGGAACAGTTTTGCTGGAGGACAAAGCCAGCCAATTCCAGGGAGTAAGTGAGAAACAGCCTGTTCCCGTACTGCTGCCCAGTCTTGGCCCTGCTGGGAGCAGTTGGGGTCAGCTGGCAAATAGGTTGTGGTGGGTGGAGAGGCAAGAGGGCACAGCAGTGCCACTCAGTTGGATGCCAGCAGGAGGGGGTGCCACTCAGTTGGATGATAGCTGCCGAGGTGCCAACTGCAGCCAGGCTCCTGGTGGGAGAGTCAAGTCCCTCATGCTCTCGGCCTCTGCCATGTGAGTGACGTGCTCTCTTGACCTGTCTTGGGCCAGCTATGACCTCCCAGACTCTCCAGCTTGGAAGAGACCATTGAGTCTAAACTGCTGCCCAGCACTTAGGACCCCAGAGTTTCTGCTTGATTCCTTCCATGATGGAGCTCAGGAGGGCCTGGGAGCCCCTTGGGGGTTCCAAAGTTCTCTCCATCTGAAGTCGGGtcctggggcagggtggggaaggagggataGGTTAGTCCTACCCCTGCAGGTCTCCTGCCCAGGCAGCCACCTCTGGACCCACCAGATTCTCCAGCTTCACTCCTCCCTGCTCCTCTCGCTTGCACCAAACTCTCAGCTCCCCACCCTACCT comes from the Homo sapiens chromosome 9, GRCh38.p14 Primary Assembly genome and includes:
- the RGS3 gene encoding regulator of G-protein signaling 3 isoform 5 (isoform 5 is encoded by transcript variant 5); protein product: MLRGMYLTRNGNLQRRHTMKEAKDMKNKLGIFRRRNESPGAPPAGKADKMMKSFKPTSEEALKWGESLEKLLVHKYGLAVFQAFLRTEFSEENLEFWLACEDFKKVKSQSKMASKAKKIFAEYIAIQACKEVNLDSYTREHTKDNLQSVTRGCFDLAQKRIFGLMEKDSYPRFLRSDLYLDLINQKKMSPPL
- the RGS3 gene encoding regulator of G-protein signaling 3 isoform 4 (isoform 4 is encoded by transcript variant 4) — its product is MKNKLGIFRRRNESPGAPPAGKADKMMKSFKPTSEEALKWGESLEKLLVHKYGLAVFQAFLRTEFSEENLEFWLACEDFKKVKSQSKMASKAKKIFAEYIAIQACKEVNLDSYTREHTKDNLQSVTRGCFDLAQKRIFGLMEKDSYPRFLRSDLYLDLINQKKMSPPL